From the genome of Antennarius striatus isolate MH-2024 chromosome 19, ASM4005453v1, whole genome shotgun sequence, one region includes:
- the si:dkey-1h6.8 gene encoding uncharacterized protein si:dkey-1h6.8: protein MVTADGADVQRPQKATLKRKLTGPPRLLLGKTATRTAEDKPETTMSDDVGINSTDSTNEPTESTDVVLSAVEVETTRGTNRRRWWRRFSPVVVCYRKSRKHLESLETPEGDGGVPPKGAPREKEDTTEGKGARGKWALMARGWPKFKRRPTKPDGTSEVKDGEESPKTFRKRMRKFFSRRGRSRFLSVPLVDVEGVATCEEAESSPTGLPPDWSPDGSGEAVTVAADVSVRPHESPDGTTAEPQPVHAAAAAEDDSADDAITSDMIRIEVAEDLDLPVPELLAVSPPVNDGAQLLIATAPPPPDVKASDGTTSRCLLPSANGPFIRIELVPPDDVTQEEEEEPWEGSLASETHNHLLLVGAEVSERQLLQTARSLVRAAMNAAVAQLTREQQSGSDCVHREPPGCRDHA from the coding sequence ATGGTGACGGCGGACGGCGCCGACGTCCAACGACCACAGAAAGCCACGTTAAAGAGGAAGCTGACGGGCCCGCCCAGGTTGCTGCTGGGAAAAACCGCCACCAGGACGGCGGAGGACAAACCGGAGACGACGATGTCGGATGACGTCGGGATTAACTCGACGGACTCTACGAACGAGCCAACGGAATCCACCGACGTGGTTTTGTCTGCAGTAGAAGTggagaccaccaggggcaccaaCCGGCGCCGGTGGTGGAGGAGGTTCTCGCCCGTCGTCGTTTGCTACAGGAAGTCCAGGAAACACTTGGAAAGTTTGGAGACACCCGAAGGTGATGGTGGGGTTCCACCAAAGGGGGCGCCGCGGGAGAAAGAAGACACCACAGAAGGAAAGGGGGCCAGAGGGAAGTGGGCGCTGATGGCGAGGGGGTGGCCGAAGTTCAAGCGCCGACCGACAAAACCCGACGGAACATCGGAGGTCAAAGACGGCGAGGAAAGTCCGAAGACCTTCAGGAAGAGAATGCGCAAGTTCTTCTCCAGAAGGGGGAGGAGCCGTTTCCTGAGCGTCCCTTTGGTGGATGTGGAGGGCGTGGCCACGTGTGAGGAGGCGGAGTCTTCTCCAACCGGACTCCCCCCAGATTGGAGTCCGGATGGCAGCGGGGAGGCGGTGACGGTGGCGGCGGATGTGAGCGTCCGGCCGCACGAGAGTCCAGACGGAACAACGGCAGAACCCCAACCGGttcacgccgccgccgccgccgaggATGACTCGGCAGACGACGCAATCACATCCGACATGATCCGCATAGAGGTGGCGGAAGATTTAGATCTTCCTGTTCCTGAATTATTGGCGGTTTCGCCACCAGTGAATGACGGAGCTCAATTATTGATCGCGACCGCGCCGCCACCACCGGACGTCAAAGCGTCGGACGGAACGACCTCCCGCTGCTTGCTGCCCTCCGCCAATGGGCCCTTCATTCGGATCGAGCTGGTCCCGCCCGACGATGTCactcaggaggaagaggaggagccatGGGAGGGAAGCCTCGCCTCGGAGACTCACAACCACCTCCTGCTGGTGGGGGCGGAGGTCAGCGAGCGGCAGCTCCTGCAGACGGCGCGCTCCCTGGTCCGCGCCGCAATGAACGCCGCCGTGGCCCAGCTGACCCGGGAGCAGCAGAGCGGCTCGGACTGCGTCCACCGGGAGCCGCCGGGGTGCCGGGACCACGCCTGA
- the mthfd1a gene encoding C-1-tetrahydrofolate synthase, cytoplasmic: protein MLTLASLSLRLGVSGCRGGRRSIATVVSGNKTSRLVRERLALEVERMRSRFSGFRPALVVLQVGDRDDSNLYISSKLKAAAQIGIDARHVRLPSSATQDEVLQNILSVNENPFVHGLIVQLPLDSVNPMDSELITNAVSPDKDVDGLSCINAGKLSRGDLKNCFIPCTPNGCMELIRQTGVSVAGKHAVVIGRSKIVGAPMHDLLLWNHATVTSCHSKTTDLPEQVGRADILVVGAGRAEMVRGDWVKEGAVVIDCGINHVPDETKASGKRVVGDVHYASANERAGFITPVPGGVGPMTVAMLMENTVLSAQRFLLKNPAGR from the exons ATGCTAACCTTAGCATCCCTCTCGCTCCGCCTCGGGGTCTCCGGTTGCCGGGGAGGCAGGCGCTCCATAGCAACTGTCGTCTCTGGCAACAAGACGTCCAG GTTGGTGAGGGAGCGTCTGGCGCTGGAGGTGGAGCGGATGAGGAGCCGCTTCTCGGGGTTCCGGCCGGCGCTGGTCGTCCTGCAG GTGGGCGACAGAGACGACTCCAACCTGTACATCAGCTCCAAACTGAAGGCCGCCGCCCAG ATCGGGATCGACGCCCGACACGTGAGGCTGCCCAGCTCGGCGACGCAGGACGAG GTCCTGCAGAACATCCTGTCGGTGAACGAGAACCCGTTCGTCCACGGCCTGATCGTCCAGCTGCCTCTGGACTCCGTTAATCCCATGGACAGTGAACTCATCACCAACGCCGTCTCTCCGGATAAAGACGTGGACGG tctgaGCTGTATTAATGCAGGGAAGTTGTCTCGAGGCGATCTGAAGAACTGCTTCATCCCCTGTACCCCCAACGGCTGCATGGAGCtcatcagacagacag GCGTGTCCGTGGCGGGCAAACACGCGGTCGTGATTGGTCGCAGTAAGATCGTGGGCGCGCCGATGCACGACCTGCTGCTGTGGAACCACGCCACCGTCACCAGCTGCCACTCCAAGACCACAGACCTACCTGAGCAG GTGGGCAGGGCTGATATTTtggtggtgggggcggggcgAGCGGAGATGGTGAGAGGCGATTGGGTGAAAGAGGGAGCGGTGGTCATCGACTGTGGCATCAACCACGTCCCAG ATGAGACGAAGGCCAGCGGTAAACGGGTCGTCGGCGACGTCCACTACGCCTCGGCCAATGAGAGGGCAGGATTCATCACACCTGTTCCTGGAGGGGTGGGGCCAATGACGGTGGCGATGCTGATGGAG AACACGGTGCTGAGCGCTCAGCGGTTCCTCCTGAAGAACCCCGCCGGCAGGTGA
- the zbtb1 gene encoding zinc finger and BTB domain-containing protein 1 isoform X2 — protein MVRPSHSDHVLQQLNNQREWGFLCDCLIAIGDIYFRAHKAVLAACSSYFRMMFIRDQQGAGRLDLSNMQISAECFDLILQLMYLGRIVVGSYEFEELKASMAYLQMYYIPDSLEDLRDIRSSNLTPSSSASSSSSTGVGGGKMMFGVRMYEQQRSAVSEAERLPKAVNSTSGRPPASATIARPVAVEEVANAPLIVAPLAVDGGVDQPCDLRKRPSGKSSTLKDRPRFGRTYTCDDCGFVFSCEKLLIEHILTCTNRKAFHQPRGNVEADNDSSKAESSASESIDEHRLMCKGEEDWPEAKMTSDLTIRSVAAGTDGEPGSTRSISIKTEPEEGVFPEIEMVRVGEHGKRDCGARFSDAASKDSQRDKTGSDREPEPGVSGLDNSNEPFEGHMSSSEDSGVPTKLRKVKDEKEDAPGVPCELCGTLLTEEDKSTHYLSNHMGHICACGRCGQVLIKGRQLQEHAERCGESQGEREPGAGARPVLPRPGTVPARSAGRGRRTGSPAQTFLQHLWQRFLPALPPAGALHRPHQGEAVHLPDLREAVLTGASTPAAHRHAQRHGPLRLPGVRPGHLPQTRPRPTHDLPPVGRGNHLPGVFPDLSRRGAAGEAHGRPLVHLWRLWGEVPPP, from the exons ATGGTGAGGCCGAGCCACAGCGATcatgtcctccagcagctcaaCAACCAGCGGGAGTGGGGCTTCCTGTGCGACTGCCTCATCGCCATCGGCGACATCTACTTCCGGGCACACAAGGCCGTCCTGGCAGCCTGCAGTTCCTACTTCAGGATGATGTTCATCCgcgaccagcagggggcggggcgtCTGGACCTGAGCAACATGCAGATCAGCGCCGAGTGCTTCGACCTCATCCTGCAGCTCATGTACCTCGGACGCATCGTCGTCGGGAGCTATGAGTTCGAGGAGCTCAAGGCGTCCATGGCGTACCTCCAGATGTACTACATCCCCGACTCGCTGGAGGATCTCCGAGACATCCGGAGCTCCAACCTCACCCCGTCCTcctccgcctcttcctcctcttccaccggCGTCGGTGGTGGGAAAATGATGTTTGGCGTCCGCATGTACGAGCAACAGCGGTCCGCCGTGTCGGAAGCAGAACGCCTGCCGAAAGCTGTCAACAGCACCTCCGGGCGTCCGCCCGCTTCGGCAACCATCGCCAGACCGGTAGCGGTGGAGGAGGTAGCCAATGCGCCTCTGATTGTGGCTCCTCTGGCGGTGGACGGAGGAGTTGATCAGCCGTGTGATTTGAGAAAAAGACCAAGCGGGAAGAGCTCCACGCTCAAAGACCGCCCCCGTTTCGGCCGCACCTACACTTGTGACGATTGCGGCTTCGTCTTTAGCTGTGAGAAGCTTTTAATCGAACACATCCTGACTTGCACAAACCGGAAGGCCTTCCATCAGCCCAGGGGGAACGTCGAAGCCGACAATGACTCCAGTAAAGCCGAGAGCTCTGCCTCCGAGAGTATCGACGAGCACCGGCTCATGTGTAAAGGCGAGGAGGACTGGCCCGAGGCCaagatgacctctgacctcaccaTCAGATCGGTGGCGGCCGGGACGGACGGCGAGCCGGGGTCAACCCGTAGCATCTCCATCAAGACGGAACCGGAAGAAGGCGTATTCCCCGAAATAGAGATGGTCCGGGTCGGCGAGCACGGCAAACGAGACTGTGGCGCGAGGTTTAGCGACGCTGCATCGAAAGACTCACAAAGGGACAAAACGGGATCAGACCGCGAACCAGAACCGGGCGTTTCAGGTCTGGATAACAGCAACGAGCCTTTTGAAGGCCACATGTCCAGTAGCGAGGACTCGGGCGTCCCGACGAAGCTTCGTAAAGTCAAGGATGAGAAAGAGGACGCGCCCGGCGTCCCCTGCGAACTGTGCGGTACTCTGCTAACGGAGGAGGACAAGTCGACACACTATCTGTCCAACCACATGGGCCACATATGCGCCTGTGGGAGGTGCGGCCAGGTTCTGATTAAAGGTCGCCAACTCCAGGAACACGCAGAGCGCTGCGGCGAATCTCAAGGCG AACGAGAACCTGGCGCTGGAGCACGCCCTGTCCTGCCACGACCAGGAACTGTTCCGGCCCGCTCTGCTGGACGAGGGCGGCGAACCGGATCACCGGCGCAAACATTTCTGCAGCATCTGTGGCAAAGGTTTCTACCAGCGCTGCCACCTGCGGGAGCACTACACCGTCCACACCAAGGAGAAGCAGTTCACCTGCCAGACTTGCGGGAAGCAGTTCTTACGGGAGCGTCAACTCCGGCTGCACACCGACATGCACAAAGGCATGGCCCGCTACGTCTGCCCGGTGTGCGACCAGGGCACCTTCCTCAAACACGACCACGTCCGACACATGATCTCCCACCTGTCGGCAGGGGAAACCATCTGCCAGGTGTGTTTCCAGATCTTTCCCGGCggggagcagctggagaagcACATGGACGTCCACTTGTACATCTGTGGCGTCTGTGGGGAGAAGTTCCGCCTCCGTAA
- the zbtb25 gene encoding zinc finger and BTB domain-containing protein 25, giving the protein MEVSSHSLFLLQQLNVQREFGFLCDCTVAIGNVYFKAHRAVLAAFSNYFKMIFIHQSSECIKIQPTDIQPDVFSYLLHIMYTGMCPKQPVDPARLQEGIKFLHAYQLCWKPGETAADTPTDVVRMSNLYGIQISSQLANKDAPGVPKSATDSHGAPDDDGGGSGGGGRSSGRGGRSHSQLSLAIGLEGVPSDRQGSALRNVCSVASGDDSDISARIKQERSEEEEGEDGEVDEAAQGMGSPPRGGSPSRGLLFKDRALVLLCPRCGERCSSPEGLREHLFSHALDPARLMEGFSRGNELDAGVEEGRPESQLDAGCLEEALRQSQALASQLAAELRRSRGGVEGGVTPTVLHSRKRKIACAVCGLRFSHKSQLQEHMYAHTGKPTRYHRYNRLCSQLFQGSAHLCDGAAEPGGGGGAAAGATGLSEEANKDTQDNGSSCYSLDSEISQESVDGVPVE; this is encoded by the exons atggAGGTGTCGTCTCACAgcctcttcctgctgcagcagctcaacGTCCAACGGGAGTTCGGCTTCCTGTGCGACTGCACCGTCGCCATCGGCAACGTCTACTTCAAGGCCCACCGGGCCGTCCTGGCCGCCTTCTCCAACTACTTCAAGATGATCTTCATCCACCAGTCCAG cgAGTGCATCAAGATCCAACCGACGGACATCCAGCCGGACGTCTTCAGCTACCTGCTGCACATCATGTACACCGGGATGTGCCCCAAGCAGCCGGTGGACCCCGCCCGCCTGCAGGAGGGCATCAAGTTCCTCCACGCCTACCAGCTGTGCTGGAAACCCGGCGAGACCGCCGCCGACACGCCCACCGACGTGGTGCGCATGTCCAACCTGTATGGCATCCAGATCTCCTCCCAGCTGGCCAACAAGGACGCCCCCGGGGTCCCCAAGTCCGCCACGGACTCCCACGGCGCTCCCGATGACGACGGTGggggcagcggcggcggcggacgcTCCTCCGGCCGGGGCGGGCGGTCCCATTCGCAGCTGTCCCTCGCCATCGGACTGGAAGGGGTTCCGTCGGACCGTCAGGGCTCCGCCCTCCGCAACGTGTGCTCGGTGGCGTCCGGAGACGACTCGGATATCTCCGCACGCATCAAGCAGGAGCGctcggaggaggaggaaggcgaGGACGGCGAGGTGGACGAGGCGGCGCAGGGCATGGGGTCCCCGCCCCGGGGGGGCAGCCCCAGTCGGGGCCTCCTCTTCAAAGACCGGGCCCTGGTCCTGCTGTGCCCCCGTTGCGGCGAACGCTGCTCCTCCCCCGAGGGCTTGAGGGAGCACTTGTTCAGCCACGCCCTCGACCCCGCCCGTCTGATGGAGGGTTTCTCGCGGGGCAACGAGTTGGACGCCGGCGTGGAGGAAGGGCGGCCGGAGTCCCAGCTGGACGCCGGCTGCCTGGAGGAGGCGCTGCGACAGAGCCAGGCGCTCGCCAGCCAGCTGGCCGCCGAGCTGAGGCGGAGCCGGGGCGGAGTCGAGGGCGGGGTCACGCCCACCGTTTTGCACTCGCGCAAGCGAAAGATCGCCTGCGCCGTCTGCGGCCTGCGCTTCTCGCACAAGAGCCAGCTGCAGGAGCACATGTACGCCCACACCGGGAAGCCCACCCGCTACCACCGCTACAACCGCCTCTGCAGCCAGCTCTTCCAGGGCTCCGCCCACTTGTGCGACGGCGCCGCCGAGCCCGGAGGAGGGGGTGGCGCCGCCGCGGGAGCGACCGGACTCTCCGAGGAGGCTAACAAGGACACTCAGGACAACGGGAGCTCCTGCTACTCGCTGGACTCGGAGATCTCCCAGGAGAGCGTGGACGGCGTCCCCGTGGAGTGA
- the LOC137613122 gene encoding complement C1q-like protein 2, translating to MVSGQLVYLLAVCGLVGAQIIISEGEGGSDVTQKMSSEDLVKQLMTRVENLEREHEEREKSHVAFSASLNIAEQWNTYGPFVADATLVFRRVTTNIGEAYDPSTGIFTAPRKGLYYIRYTTCVGDSGSLNTALTKNGEVMFAVFDTRGSHGSGSNGMTLVLEQGDQLSITLWREKSIFDQSRLSTFSGFLLYPM from the exons ATGGTGTCCGGTCAGTTGGTGTACCTGTTGGCTGTATGTGGCCTGGTCGGGGCTCAGATCATCATCTCAGAAGGTGAAGGTGGTTCGGATGTAACCCAGAAGATGTCGTCAGAAGACTTGGTCAAGCAGCTGATGACCAGAGTGGAGAACCTGGAAAGAGAACACGAAGAAAGAG AGAAATCTCACGTGGCATTCTCAGCCTCCCTCAACATCGCTGAACAATGGAACACCTACGGACCTTTTGTCGCAGACGCCACATTGGTGTTCAGGAGGGTGACGACAAACATCGGAGAAGCGTACGACCCAAGCACAG GTATCTTCACGGCCCCAAGGAAGGGCCTCTACTACATCCGCTACACCACCTGTGTTGGAGACTCGGGCAGCCTGAACACGGCGCTGACGAAAAACGGGGAGGTCATGTTTGCCGTATTCGACACCAGGGGGTCTCACGGCAGCGGGTCCAACGGCATGACGCTGGTCCTGGAGCAGGGAGACCAGCTATCCATCACCCTCTGGAGGGAGAAGAGCATCTTCGACCAGAGTCGGCTCAGCACCTTCAGTGGCTTCCTCCTCTACCCCATGTAG
- the zbtb1 gene encoding zinc finger and BTB domain-containing protein 1 isoform X1: MVRPSHSDHVLQQLNNQREWGFLCDCLIAIGDIYFRAHKAVLAACSSYFRMMFIRDQQGAGRLDLSNMQISAECFDLILQLMYLGRIVVGSYEFEELKASMAYLQMYYIPDSLEDLRDIRSSNLTPSSSASSSSSTGVGGGKMMFGVRMYEQQRSAVSEAERLPKAVNSTSGRPPASATIARPVAVEEVANAPLIVAPLAVDGGVDQPCDLRKRPSGKSSTLKDRPRFGRTYTCDDCGFVFSCEKLLIEHILTCTNRKAFHQPRGNVEADNDSSKAESSASESIDEHRLMCKGEEDWPEAKMTSDLTIRSVAAGTDGEPGSTRSISIKTEPEEGVFPEIEMVRVGEHGKRDCGARFSDAASKDSQRDKTGSDREPEPGVSGLDNSNEPFEGHMSSSEDSGVPTKLRKVKDEKEDAPGVPCELCGTLLTEEDKSTHYLSNHMGHICACGRCGQVLIKGRQLQEHAERCGESQGGESDSHGEDEASLLEEPQGMEEGLLEAADLACSHCGLLFQNENLALEHALSCHDQELFRPALLDEGGEPDHRRKHFCSICGKGFYQRCHLREHYTVHTKEKQFTCQTCGKQFLRERQLRLHTDMHKGMARYVCPVCDQGTFLKHDHVRHMISHLSAGETICQVCFQIFPGGEQLEKHMDVHLYICGVCGEKFRLRKDMRSHYNSKHTKRL; the protein is encoded by the coding sequence ATGGTGAGGCCGAGCCACAGCGATcatgtcctccagcagctcaaCAACCAGCGGGAGTGGGGCTTCCTGTGCGACTGCCTCATCGCCATCGGCGACATCTACTTCCGGGCACACAAGGCCGTCCTGGCAGCCTGCAGTTCCTACTTCAGGATGATGTTCATCCgcgaccagcagggggcggggcgtCTGGACCTGAGCAACATGCAGATCAGCGCCGAGTGCTTCGACCTCATCCTGCAGCTCATGTACCTCGGACGCATCGTCGTCGGGAGCTATGAGTTCGAGGAGCTCAAGGCGTCCATGGCGTACCTCCAGATGTACTACATCCCCGACTCGCTGGAGGATCTCCGAGACATCCGGAGCTCCAACCTCACCCCGTCCTcctccgcctcttcctcctcttccaccggCGTCGGTGGTGGGAAAATGATGTTTGGCGTCCGCATGTACGAGCAACAGCGGTCCGCCGTGTCGGAAGCAGAACGCCTGCCGAAAGCTGTCAACAGCACCTCCGGGCGTCCGCCCGCTTCGGCAACCATCGCCAGACCGGTAGCGGTGGAGGAGGTAGCCAATGCGCCTCTGATTGTGGCTCCTCTGGCGGTGGACGGAGGAGTTGATCAGCCGTGTGATTTGAGAAAAAGACCAAGCGGGAAGAGCTCCACGCTCAAAGACCGCCCCCGTTTCGGCCGCACCTACACTTGTGACGATTGCGGCTTCGTCTTTAGCTGTGAGAAGCTTTTAATCGAACACATCCTGACTTGCACAAACCGGAAGGCCTTCCATCAGCCCAGGGGGAACGTCGAAGCCGACAATGACTCCAGTAAAGCCGAGAGCTCTGCCTCCGAGAGTATCGACGAGCACCGGCTCATGTGTAAAGGCGAGGAGGACTGGCCCGAGGCCaagatgacctctgacctcaccaTCAGATCGGTGGCGGCCGGGACGGACGGCGAGCCGGGGTCAACCCGTAGCATCTCCATCAAGACGGAACCGGAAGAAGGCGTATTCCCCGAAATAGAGATGGTCCGGGTCGGCGAGCACGGCAAACGAGACTGTGGCGCGAGGTTTAGCGACGCTGCATCGAAAGACTCACAAAGGGACAAAACGGGATCAGACCGCGAACCAGAACCGGGCGTTTCAGGTCTGGATAACAGCAACGAGCCTTTTGAAGGCCACATGTCCAGTAGCGAGGACTCGGGCGTCCCGACGAAGCTTCGTAAAGTCAAGGATGAGAAAGAGGACGCGCCCGGCGTCCCCTGCGAACTGTGCGGTACTCTGCTAACGGAGGAGGACAAGTCGACACACTATCTGTCCAACCACATGGGCCACATATGCGCCTGTGGGAGGTGCGGCCAGGTTCTGATTAAAGGTCGCCAACTCCAGGAACACGCAGAGCGCTGCGGCGAATCTCAAGGCGGTGAGTCCGACTCCCACGGGGAGGACGAGGCGTCCTTGCTCGAGGAGCCACAGGGAATGGAGGAGGGCCTGCTGGAGGCGGCCGACCTGGCCTGTTCTCACTGTGGTCTGCTGTTTCAGAACGAGAACCTGGCGCTGGAGCACGCCCTGTCCTGCCACGACCAGGAACTGTTCCGGCCCGCTCTGCTGGACGAGGGCGGCGAACCGGATCACCGGCGCAAACATTTCTGCAGCATCTGTGGCAAAGGTTTCTACCAGCGCTGCCACCTGCGGGAGCACTACACCGTCCACACCAAGGAGAAGCAGTTCACCTGCCAGACTTGCGGGAAGCAGTTCTTACGGGAGCGTCAACTCCGGCTGCACACCGACATGCACAAAGGCATGGCCCGCTACGTCTGCCCGGTGTGCGACCAGGGCACCTTCCTCAAACACGACCACGTCCGACACATGATCTCCCACCTGTCGGCAGGGGAAACCATCTGCCAGGTGTGTTTCCAGATCTTTCCCGGCggggagcagctggagaagcACATGGACGTCCACTTGTACATCTGTGGCGTCTGTGGGGAGAAGTTCCGCCTCCGTAAGGACATGAGGAGCCACTATAACTCCAAGCACACAAAGAGACTATAG